The Leptospira venezuelensis genome contains a region encoding:
- a CDS encoding Ig-like domain-containing protein, translated as MKMQTFKGFLIISFAVFFVSIGCGAEKQGSLSDSIFASLGIATDSGGSLPTSASLTPYKDTDEPATLPVDFGTAGPQALLNLSSTDQVDRYKSLEIVFSEPMTQSTVNSDFVLKEKTGTLLPGPAVEKGGSFYWKSGGRLIFDPYKELKPNTTYQLTLTNASQGLEGGNLQPYTIEFTTEPDYLIGATLNGTAVGPANSSKDLTYTDAAPGTIAMNLNASFTSPISGTNSIQTIKLKHLSSTAEHVICAAPPCDMTVPLASSLNLNTFSGAKAGLKPFQGGNAYIFEITTTNGKVFRRSFGFNYGKVNTTPYAMITNGAAVIVDETQALKLFGQILERFTKNDYKITGKSFSDFSNTPKSTTKRTTHCIDYYSSGGSAVNFIRSFGDSTDPENGDGYCGGAGANPGAFVGNGCFLGCSDFDMDVYITGVNIPPTTGADPTITASLSVPANNNLKVNINGRKAIINLAIIARNRSSIGLGLVGSGNRFYFTTIAEVNLGETANPRAAVANTNTLVDTNGEFNIAIKTPLTAAPLPTNVATDNFYTKEWSDHLRVKNNAGDLDSVDYIDSTSWAADLLSSVTASIANGMVPALKPAITQSMLRDVVQKVAPNALNAVVTSLANPGLDVVLPDYLPAPLQSFPLSLKLKFQTDVAPTVSGANKGLVGSASVALVAKTPLGISDPNYHGHQLASGFVSTRPIPAADALTKTFPFSKSSTNPGLLLTLTADTVTQAAYSLWQNGALNLRINKPFIDSITAYAGSDPLFQLTQELVKVGTLLNILAPGRNTLVGLNPSDPSKLIQNVKSGDDVDIDVYAIHAPNGEFKFGGANSIPALVVNFTDLELRIYGRRPNGTQIGYPNLNSITCSSAAADSAANSCRYLLNTVRVSIKGDGSFNFIPFVNPDPTGKPQYNNLNAMSLVIKKDENSMAYTLDILEGNSVNPFGLDPKGIFQVVDPLIRSLIIPLVNNVLRQVPLPKSLNVSAITNYSSGAVCNLQSTTDKLKLITIPIPNTEPYPYLFGGLQFQGAAATNPGTVVQCP; from the coding sequence ATGAAGATGCAAACATTTAAGGGATTTTTAATTATTAGTTTCGCTGTATTCTTCGTATCCATCGGATGCGGAGCAGAAAAGCAGGGGAGCCTTTCAGATTCAATCTTTGCAAGTCTGGGGATCGCTACGGATTCCGGAGGAAGTCTTCCTACTAGTGCATCCTTAACTCCTTATAAGGACACAGATGAGCCTGCAACTCTTCCTGTTGATTTTGGAACAGCAGGGCCCCAAGCATTATTAAACCTTTCTTCTACTGACCAAGTGGATCGTTATAAAAGTTTAGAGATCGTTTTCTCTGAACCAATGACCCAATCCACGGTGAATTCTGATTTTGTGCTGAAGGAAAAGACCGGAACCTTATTGCCAGGACCCGCTGTTGAAAAGGGAGGATCCTTTTATTGGAAATCCGGGGGAAGATTGATCTTTGACCCTTACAAAGAGTTAAAACCTAATACCACTTATCAGCTCACTTTGACTAATGCTTCTCAAGGTTTAGAAGGTGGAAACCTACAACCTTATACAATCGAATTTACAACAGAGCCGGATTATCTGATTGGAGCCACGTTAAACGGAACAGCAGTTGGTCCTGCGAATTCTTCTAAAGATTTAACTTATACAGACGCTGCGCCTGGAACAATCGCGATGAATTTAAACGCGAGCTTTACTTCTCCGATTAGCGGAACAAATTCTATTCAGACGATTAAACTGAAACATTTAAGTTCTACTGCAGAACACGTTATTTGTGCGGCTCCTCCCTGCGACATGACAGTTCCACTTGCTTCTTCTTTAAATTTGAACACTTTCTCTGGAGCAAAAGCGGGACTGAAACCTTTCCAAGGTGGAAATGCTTATATTTTTGAGATCACTACTACAAACGGCAAGGTATTCCGCAGATCTTTCGGATTCAATTATGGAAAAGTAAACACCACTCCTTATGCGATGATCACTAATGGAGCTGCTGTAATCGTAGATGAAACTCAGGCTTTAAAATTGTTCGGCCAAATTTTGGAAAGATTTACTAAGAATGACTATAAAATCACAGGTAAATCTTTTTCAGATTTTTCGAATACTCCTAAGAGTACAACGAAAAGAACTACTCATTGTATCGATTATTATTCCTCAGGCGGATCTGCGGTGAACTTTATCCGCAGCTTTGGAGATTCTACTGATCCGGAAAACGGAGACGGTTATTGCGGTGGAGCGGGAGCAAATCCTGGAGCGTTTGTTGGTAACGGTTGTTTCTTGGGTTGTTCCGACTTCGATATGGACGTGTATATTACTGGAGTTAATATCCCTCCTACTACCGGGGCAGACCCTACGATTACCGCAAGTTTAAGTGTTCCTGCGAACAATAACCTGAAGGTGAATATTAATGGTCGTAAGGCAATTATCAATCTTGCCATTATTGCAAGAAACCGCAGCTCTATAGGTTTGGGCCTGGTTGGTTCTGGAAATAGATTCTATTTTACTACAATTGCGGAAGTAAACTTGGGAGAAACTGCTAACCCTCGTGCGGCAGTCGCAAACACTAACACATTAGTCGATACTAATGGAGAATTTAATATTGCGATTAAAACTCCTCTAACTGCAGCTCCTCTTCCTACAAACGTTGCTACGGATAATTTTTATACGAAAGAATGGTCCGATCATTTACGTGTGAAAAATAACGCAGGCGATCTGGATTCTGTAGACTATATTGATTCCACTTCTTGGGCAGCTGACCTTTTATCCTCGGTGACTGCATCTATTGCGAATGGGATGGTTCCTGCTTTAAAACCTGCAATCACTCAGTCTATGTTGAGAGACGTAGTGCAGAAGGTTGCACCTAATGCGTTAAATGCAGTTGTTACTTCCTTGGCTAACCCTGGATTGGATGTTGTTTTACCGGATTATCTTCCTGCTCCACTTCAAAGTTTTCCGCTTTCTTTAAAATTGAAATTCCAGACGGATGTTGCTCCTACTGTTTCCGGAGCAAACAAGGGACTGGTTGGTTCTGCATCCGTTGCTTTGGTTGCAAAAACTCCTCTTGGAATATCTGATCCGAATTATCACGGGCACCAATTGGCTTCTGGTTTCGTAAGTACCCGTCCTATTCCTGCGGCAGATGCATTGACCAAAACTTTTCCGTTCTCAAAAAGTTCAACTAACCCTGGACTTCTTTTAACGCTGACTGCGGATACTGTAACTCAAGCTGCTTATAGTCTCTGGCAAAATGGTGCCTTAAATTTAAGGATCAATAAACCTTTTATAGATTCAATTACTGCGTATGCAGGTTCTGATCCTCTATTTCAGCTAACGCAAGAGTTGGTAAAAGTAGGAACCTTGTTGAATATCTTGGCTCCGGGAAGAAATACTTTAGTCGGTTTAAATCCAAGTGATCCTTCCAAACTCATCCAAAACGTAAAATCTGGAGATGATGTGGATATCGACGTGTATGCGATCCACGCACCTAACGGTGAGTTTAAGTTCGGAGGAGCGAATTCTATTCCTGCTCTCGTTGTAAACTTTACTGACCTAGAATTGAGAATTTATGGAAGAAGACCAAATGGTACTCAAATCGGATACCCTAACTTAAACTCGATTACATGTTCTTCTGCAGCGGCCGATAGTGCTGCAAATAGTTGCCGTTATCTTTTGAATACTGTACGTGTAAGTATCAAGGGAGATGGTTCCTTCAATTTTATTCCATTCGTAAATCCGGATCCTACTGGAAAACCTCAGTATAATAATTTGAACGCTATGAGCCTCGTGATCAAAAAAGATGAGAATAGTATGGCTTATACGCTGGATATCTTAGAAGGAAATTCTGTGAATCCATTCGGATTGGATCCAAAAGGAATTTTTCAAGTAGTAGATCCTTTGATCCGTTCCTTGATCATTCCATTAGTAAATAACGTATTGAGACAGGTGCCTTTGCCTAAATCTCTGAATGTTTCTGCGATCACGAATTATTCTTCGGGTGCCGTATGTAATCTTCAGTCTACTACGGATAAATTGAAACTGATCACTATCCCGATCCCAAATACGGAACCTTATCCGTATCTATTCGGCGGTCTTCAGTTCCAAGGAGCTGCTGCGACAAACCCTGGAACAGTGGTGCAATGTCCTTAA